One segment of Chloroflexota bacterium DNA contains the following:
- a CDS encoding cobalamin B12-binding domain-containing protein, translating into MVDKKIRVLIAKPGLDGHDRGAIAVAQGLRDAGMEVIYLGLRLTPEQIAEAAIQEDVDVIGLGCLSGGHLPLFSKTIDSFRKKSNKDVIFIGGGIIPKKDIPALKEIGITGTFGPGTTINQIASFIKAELKKGNDDNQD; encoded by the coding sequence ATGGTAGATAAAAAAATACGGGTGCTGATAGCCAAACCGGGCCTTGACGGACATGACCGCGGCGCCATCGCCGTGGCTCAGGGATTGCGGGACGCGGGAATGGAGGTCATCTATCTGGGGTTGCGTTTAACTCCGGAGCAGATTGCTGAGGCTGCAATACAGGAAGACGTTGACGTTATCGGGCTGGGCTGCCTTTCCGGCGGTCACCTGCCACTCTTCTCAAAGACGATTGACAGCTTCAGAAAGAAAAGCAACAAGGACGTTATATTCATCGGCGGTGGTATCATCCCGAAGAAAGATATACCGGCGTTGAAGGAAATCGGTATCACGGGAACCTTTGGCCCGGGAACGACGATTAATCAAATTGCCAGCTTTATCAAGGCCGAACTGAAGAAGGGAAACGATGATAACCAGGATTAA
- a CDS encoding methylmalonyl-CoA mutase family protein codes for MAELKERKKEFKTTVDGIVVDRVYTADEIPENEIDASPPGEYPFTRNIMPAGYRTRLWTMRQYAGFATVEETNKRYKYLYKQGQTGFSVAFHLPTQMGYDSDHPLALPEVGRVGVAIDSLQDMEDLWDGIPLGEVSTSMTINATAPIILAMYIAAAEKQGVAQNQLMGTVQNDLLKEYVARNTYIFAPEPSMRLTTDICGYCAQNMPKWNSISISGYHMREAGATAVQEAAFTLSNGIAYVQAMVDRGMDVDSFAPRFSFFFAAFTNLFEEVAKFRALRRIWARIMKERFNAQNERSMMLKFHVQTGGCTLAEQQPLNNVVRVALQALAAVLGSCQSLHTNSYDEAMALPSEEAVQLALRTQQIIAYESGVADTVDPMGGSYYVEWLTKRIEEGIQKYIATIDGMGGALEAIKRGYMQREIRRSAYNHQKAVDSGEQVMVGVNKYTSDEPPGLELLEIDEGVAQKQIERLKRLRSRRDNDKISQILDRVRQVAGSQENVMPVLIEAVKAYATVGEISDALRDVFGEYKEPSVL; via the coding sequence ATGGCAGAATTGAAGGAAAGGAAAAAAGAATTCAAGACCACAGTTGATGGAATCGTGGTTGACAGGGTATATACCGCAGATGAAATACCGGAAAATGAAATCGATGCCAGTCCGCCGGGAGAATATCCCTTTACCCGGAACATAATGCCAGCCGGTTATCGCACCAGACTATGGACCATGCGGCAGTATGCGGGTTTTGCCACCGTGGAGGAAACAAACAAACGTTACAAATACCTCTATAAGCAAGGGCAAACCGGATTCAGCGTCGCTTTTCACTTGCCGACCCAAATGGGCTATGATTCAGACCATCCCCTGGCGCTCCCCGAAGTGGGCCGGGTCGGCGTGGCCATTGATTCATTGCAGGATATGGAAGACCTCTGGGATGGTATCCCGCTTGGCGAGGTGAGCACCTCGATGACCATCAATGCGACGGCTCCCATTATACTGGCGATGTACATCGCTGCTGCGGAGAAACAGGGCGTGGCACAAAACCAGCTTATGGGGACCGTTCAGAATGACCTGCTGAAAGAATATGTGGCCAGGAACACCTATATATTTGCTCCCGAACCTTCGATGCGGCTGACAACGGATATCTGCGGCTACTGCGCTCAGAATATGCCGAAATGGAACTCGATTAGCATTAGCGGCTATCATATGCGCGAGGCCGGGGCGACCGCCGTTCAGGAGGCCGCCTTTACTTTATCCAATGGAATCGCTTATGTACAGGCCATGGTTGACCGGGGAATGGATGTTGATTCTTTTGCCCCGCGCTTTTCCTTTTTCTTCGCGGCTTTTACCAATCTCTTTGAAGAAGTGGCTAAATTCCGGGCACTGCGCCGTATCTGGGCAAGGATTATGAAGGAGCGATTCAATGCTCAAAATGAGCGGTCAATGATGCTCAAATTCCACGTTCAAACCGGCGGTTGCACCCTGGCCGAGCAGCAACCGCTCAACAATGTGGTAAGGGTGGCCCTACAGGCGCTGGCGGCGGTCCTGGGCAGCTGTCAATCCCTGCATACCAACTCGTATGACGAAGCCATGGCCCTGCCCAGCGAGGAAGCGGTACAGCTGGCCCTGCGAACGCAACAGATAATCGCCTACGAGAGCGGTGTCGCCGATACGGTCGACCCGATGGGCGGTTCATACTACGTGGAATGGCTGACCAAGCGGATAGAGGAAGGTATACAGAAGTATATCGCCACCATTGACGGGATGGGTGGGGCGCTGGAAGCGATCAAAAGGGGATATATGCAGAGGGAGATAAGGCGGTCAGCATACAACCATCAGAAGGCGGTGGATTCCGGCGAACAGGTTATGGTTGGCGTCAACAAATACACCTCAGATGAGCCACCGGGTCTGGAACTGCTGGAGATTGATGAGGGTGTTGCCCAGAAGCAGATCGAGCGACTGAAGAGGTTGAGAAGCAGGCGAGATAACGACAAGATAAGCCAGATTCTGGACCGGGTACGCCAGGTAGCCGGGAGCCAGGAAAATGTCATGCCGGTTCTCATTGAGGCGGTAAAGGCCTATGCCACGGTTGGAGAGATTTCTGACGCTTTAAGAGACGTGTTCGGCGAGTATAAGGAACCTAGCGTGCTGTAA
- a CDS encoding glycine betaine/L-proline ABC transporter ATP-binding protein, with amino-acid sequence MSDKSHKIRCQEVWKIFGPNPESVFDLIENGASKQELMEKTGHVIAIRDVSFEVQENEVFVVMGLSGSGKSTLARCINRLMEPTRGSIYIDDTDIAKMNDQELRELRRHKLSMVFQNFGLLPHRSVFDNVAFGLEVRGEKKEARYKKSQEAIELVGLKGWERSRINELSGGMQQRVGFARALAVGPEILLMDEPFSALDPLIRRQMQEEFINLRQQLKKTVIFITHDLLEALTLGDRVAIMRDGEIVQLGTPVEIVNNPSDDYVREFVKDVPRGKVLPVRDIMEEPLVVITEEQPVAAAIGEMEKKEVDFAFVVDSTGIFKGALTKEHAIDTKDNGSVKAGEIVERECPTALPNATLEHCLQLVAECNIPVAVLDEAQRLQGMVTRTAIIQATGGNGAQNGSNGKR; translated from the coding sequence ATGTCTGATAAAAGCCATAAGATACGCTGCCAAGAGGTATGGAAAATCTTCGGGCCCAACCCGGAGAGCGTATTTGATTTAATCGAAAACGGTGCCTCCAAGCAGGAGCTTATGGAAAAGACTGGTCACGTTATCGCCATCCGGGATGTCTCCTTTGAAGTTCAGGAAAACGAAGTTTTCGTTGTTATGGGTCTTTCCGGAAGTGGCAAGTCCACACTGGCGCGCTGTATCAATCGCCTCATGGAACCGACCAGGGGTTCTATCTACATTGACGATACCGATATTGCCAAGATGAATGACCAGGAACTCAGGGAGCTGCGCCGCCATAAACTGAGCATGGTTTTTCAGAACTTCGGCCTTCTCCCCCATCGTTCGGTTTTTGACAATGTCGCCTTCGGCCTGGAGGTGCGGGGAGAGAAAAAAGAGGCACGGTATAAAAAGTCTCAGGAGGCGATAGAACTGGTGGGCTTGAAAGGCTGGGAGAGGAGCCGCATCAATGAGCTCAGCGGGGGCATGCAGCAGCGGGTGGGCTTTGCTCGCGCCCTGGCGGTAGGACCAGAGATTCTGCTCATGGACGAGCCTTTCAGTGCCCTTGACCCGCTCATCCGCCGCCAGATGCAGGAAGAATTCATAAATCTGCGCCAGCAGTTGAAGAAAACCGTGATTTTTATCACCCACGACCTTCTTGAGGCTCTCACCCTGGGCGACCGTGTCGCCATCATGCGGGATGGAGAGATAGTCCAGCTGGGTACTCCCGTGGAAATTGTTAACAATCCGTCGGATGACTATGTACGCGAGTTCGTTAAAGATGTGCCTCGTGGTAAAGTGCTGCCGGTTCGCGATATCATGGAGGAACCTCTGGTAGTCATCACGGAAGAACAGCCGGTTGCGGCAGCCATCGGAGAAATGGAGAAGAAGGAAGTCGACTTTGCCTTCGTGGTGGATAGTACCGGCATATTCAAAGGTGCCTTAACCAAGGAGCATGCCATTGACACCAAGGATAACGGGTCGGTAAAAGCGGGCGAAATAGTCGAACGGGAATGCCCCACTGCGCTGCCCAATGCGACCCTCGAGCACTGCCTGCAGCTGGTAGCGGAGTGTAACATCCCGGTGGCTGTTCTCGACGAGGCGCAGCGCTTGCAGGGGATGGTCACCAGAACGGCCATAATCCAGGCTACCGGTGGTAACGGCGCCCAGAACGGCTCCAATGGGAAACGCTAG
- a CDS encoding proline/glycine betaine ABC transporter permease produces MLDFPKEWDFGWEVIKFIDGVVEWVVVNWDPFFSAINSGVLHILLPFERFLLLIPWWVFIILIGFIAWRAAGWKFGIIAVSFLIAMSFLGLYDLTMSTLAIVLTASLICVILGLPLGIAAARNNRFDELLRPVLDGMQTLPSFVYLIPALMLFGLGKTPAVMATTIYAIPPIIRLTNLGIRQADAAVVEAGRAFGATASQLLRKIQIPLAMPTILAGLNQTIMMALAMVVIASMIGAKTLGTEVLNGIARLEVGRGFTGGISIVFTAIILDRISQGFAKKERRVMTR; encoded by the coding sequence ATGCTGGATTTCCCCAAGGAATGGGATTTTGGTTGGGAAGTAATTAAATTCATAGACGGGGTGGTTGAATGGGTCGTGGTCAACTGGGACCCGTTTTTCTCGGCAATCAACAGCGGTGTTCTTCACATCCTGCTGCCCTTTGAAAGATTCCTGCTGCTGATTCCCTGGTGGGTATTTATCATATTAATTGGCTTCATCGCCTGGCGCGCTGCCGGCTGGAAATTCGGCATCATCGCGGTATCTTTCTTGATAGCGATGTCCTTTCTCGGCCTGTATGACCTGACCATGAGCACCCTTGCCATCGTTCTTACCGCCAGCCTGATATGCGTCATCCTGGGTCTACCACTCGGGATAGCCGCAGCCAGAAATAATCGCTTTGACGAATTGCTCCGCCCGGTATTGGACGGGATGCAAACGCTCCCTAGCTTCGTTTACCTTATTCCCGCGCTCATGCTGTTCGGGCTGGGTAAAACACCGGCGGTTATGGCCACGACTATTTACGCCATTCCGCCCATCATACGCCTCACCAATCTGGGCATACGGCAGGCAGATGCCGCGGTGGTCGAGGCCGGCAGAGCCTTCGGCGCCACGGCCTCGCAGCTCCTGCGCAAAATTCAGATACCGCTTGCCATGCCGACCATACTCGCCGGGCTAAATCAGACCATCATGATGGCACTGGCCATGGTCGTTATCGCCTCCATGATAGGTGCCAAGACGCTGGGGACAGAGGTCCTCAACGGTATCGCCCGTCTTGAGGTCGGCCGGGGCTTCACTGGCGGCATCAGCATCGTATTCACCGCGATTATCCTGGACCGTATCAGCCAGGGATTTGCCAAGAAGGAACGCAGAGTTATGACAAGATAG
- a CDS encoding amidohydrolase family protein, giving the protein MIVDVHTHVPTHVSEVPPAEEIVNKQMRPDKPVRLTTTHRDFFKAMEPVDRVISFGIAMPPDRPAVIGEKDAKKANDATAALVAKAPEKVIGFMSVWPDAPDAVEEMERAYHELKLRGLKLGPNYQNFEPLGQNALRVYTKAQEWNLPVLFHQGTSPIRDAPLRYAHPLVMDEIAIRFPDLRIVMAHIGHPWQEDCLIVIRKHPHVYADISGRFYRPWSFYNGIRMAYEWGVMDKLLLGSDYPITMPQEAIDGLRSLNDFIKKHHLPEVPQELLEQIIHQDALALLGLN; this is encoded by the coding sequence ATGATAGTTGATGTACACACCCACGTGCCAACCCATGTTTCAGAGGTACCACCGGCAGAAGAAATCGTGAACAAACAGATGCGGCCGGATAAGCCGGTCAGGCTCACCACCACCCACCGTGATTTCTTCAAGGCAATGGAGCCGGTGGACCGGGTCATCTCCTTCGGCATCGCCATGCCACCGGACCGTCCCGCCGTTATCGGGGAAAAAGACGCGAAGAAGGCCAATGACGCTACAGCCGCACTGGTGGCTAAGGCACCGGAGAAAGTTATCGGCTTCATGTCTGTGTGGCCGGATGCGCCGGACGCAGTTGAGGAAATGGAGAGGGCCTACCACGAGCTCAAGCTGCGTGGACTGAAGCTGGGGCCAAACTATCAGAACTTCGAACCCCTGGGGCAAAACGCGCTTCGTGTCTATACCAAAGCCCAAGAATGGAACCTGCCCGTCCTGTTCCACCAGGGAACCTCTCCCATACGCGATGCACCCCTCCGCTATGCCCACCCGCTGGTGATGGACGAAATCGCCATTCGTTTTCCCGACCTGCGCATCGTCATGGCCCATATCGGCCACCCCTGGCAAGAGGACTGTCTCATCGTGATACGGAAACATCCGCACGTATACGCCGATATTTCGGGGCGGTTTTATCGACCCTGGTCGTTCTACAACGGTATCCGTATGGCCTACGAATGGGGAGTGATGGATAAGCTGCTTTTGGGCTCTGATTATCCCATAACGATGCCGCAGGAGGCGATAGACGGGTTACGCAGCCTGAATGATTTTATTAAAAAACACCACCTCCCGGAGGTTCCACAGGAGCTATTGGAACAAATAATCCACCAGGATGCACTGGCGCTGCTGGGCCTGAACTGA
- a CDS encoding corrinoid protein: MFNFDELTNSIVDGQVAKAAEATQKALAAQVPAKEILDKGLLPAMNRVGSDFESGEIFLPELLMAGDAMKTSIGLLRPELSSQGAAYAGKYAIGTVEGDLHDIGKNIVVLMLEGNGWEVTDLGIDITPDRFCEEIRKGNYDILGLSALLTFTMPKMPETINILKEAGLRDKVKVMVGGAPLNQAFADQIGADAFARDAVEAVTKAKGLLNK; this comes from the coding sequence ATGTTTAATTTCGATGAACTAACCAATAGCATTGTTGATGGACAGGTTGCCAAAGCAGCCGAAGCAACGCAGAAAGCGCTGGCGGCACAGGTGCCCGCCAAAGAGATACTGGACAAAGGCTTGTTGCCAGCGATGAACCGTGTGGGCAGCGACTTCGAAAGCGGGGAGATTTTCCTGCCCGAATTGCTTATGGCCGGCGATGCCATGAAAACTTCAATTGGACTGCTGAGACCAGAACTTTCAAGCCAAGGGGCTGCCTACGCCGGGAAGTACGCCATTGGCACGGTTGAGGGCGACCTCCATGACATCGGCAAGAATATCGTCGTTCTCATGCTTGAGGGAAACGGCTGGGAAGTCACCGACCTTGGCATAGATATCACCCCGGACCGTTTCTGCGAGGAAATTAGAAAAGGAAACTATGATATCCTCGGGCTGTCCGCCCTGCTGACCTTCACCATGCCCAAGATGCCGGAAACGATAAATATCCTCAAGGAAGCCGGCCTAAGAGACAAAGTCAAGGTAATGGTAGGCGGCGCTCCACTGAATCAGGCCTTTGCCGACCAGATCGGGGCTGATGCCTTTGCCCGGGACGCCGTGGAAGCGGTGACAAAAGCAAAGGGCCTTTTAAATAAATAA
- a CDS encoding acetate--CoA ligase family protein: protein MKLYEFEAGDLFRQEGIPVPDFAVVDSPAQARKAAEKIGVPVVVKAQVLIGGRGLAGGVKPAESPQQAEEFARRILQSSIRGLPVDRVMVVKKAEVAREFYLGVTIDGVAGSPVVILSTSGGVSIEETARTHPEMVVPRQVSISAGLSLPEARQMAQKAGLTGDESARIAEILHRLYNVFRKYDATIAEINPLVCTVKGDYLALDARMDIDDSGLFRHPELQISPEDRIASLLERKGRQIGVTYVELDGEVGIVSSGAGLGMATMDIIGRRYRPANFLETGGGISEELLYRVMELVMQKKGLKAVFLNLLAGINPIHEGARGIVRFLQEHPTSIPIVARARGNRQEEIWQILREGGVEVVTDVATEKSVEYLFRRLEETR, encoded by the coding sequence ATGAAGCTTTACGAGTTTGAAGCCGGCGACCTGTTTCGACAGGAAGGTATACCCGTCCCCGATTTCGCAGTCGTTGACAGCCCTGCGCAGGCACGTAAAGCAGCCGAAAAAATCGGGGTTCCCGTCGTGGTTAAAGCTCAGGTCCTGATCGGAGGACGCGGGCTGGCCGGGGGGGTTAAACCTGCGGAGTCTCCACAGCAGGCAGAGGAATTTGCCCGGCGGATTCTGCAATCGTCCATCAGAGGGCTACCGGTAGACAGGGTAATGGTGGTGAAAAAAGCGGAAGTGGCCCGGGAGTTCTACCTGGGAGTGACCATAGATGGTGTCGCTGGCAGCCCGGTGGTTATCCTGAGCACCTCCGGCGGCGTTTCCATCGAGGAGACGGCCAGGACTCACCCTGAAATGGTTGTTCCCAGGCAGGTTTCCATTTCGGCCGGCCTGAGCCTGCCCGAAGCAAGGCAAATGGCTCAAAAAGCCGGGCTTACTGGCGATGAATCAGCCCGCATAGCCGAGATTCTGCACAGGCTCTACAATGTTTTTCGCAAATATGATGCCACCATTGCTGAAATCAATCCGCTGGTATGCACCGTAAAAGGTGATTACCTGGCCCTTGATGCCAGGATGGATATCGACGATTCCGGTCTGTTCCGTCATCCGGAGCTGCAAATATCACCCGAAGACCGCATTGCCAGCCTCCTGGAGAGGAAGGGGCGTCAGATCGGGGTAACCTACGTGGAACTGGACGGCGAGGTCGGCATCGTCTCCAGCGGGGCAGGCCTGGGCATGGCAACCATGGACATCATCGGGCGCAGATACCGCCCGGCCAACTTCCTGGAAACGGGAGGAGGCATCTCCGAAGAACTTCTTTACCGCGTCATGGAACTGGTTATGCAGAAGAAGGGTCTCAAGGCCGTGTTCCTCAACCTTCTCGCCGGAATCAACCCCATTCATGAAGGCGCCAGGGGAATCGTCCGTTTCCTTCAGGAGCACCCGACAAGCATCCCCATCGTGGCCAGAGCGCGAGGAAATCGGCAGGAGGAAATCTGGCAGATACTGAGAGAGGGAGGAGTTGAGGTGGTCACCGACGTGGCCACGGAAAAAAGTGTGGAATACCTTTTCCGAAGACTGGAAGAAACAAGATGA
- the sucD gene encoding succinate--CoA ligase subunit alpha, with the protein MSILLNRDTRVLVQGITGRVGRAQTKWMLEYGTNIVAGVTPGKGGEEVEGVPVYDSVAQAVAERGAEASVFFVPPAAVKDAAFETIDAGVSLIVVVTEHVPVHDAMEIKDYASGRNVRLLGPTSPGIITPGEAKMGIMPGNMFQPGRIGVISRSGTLAYEICVDLAESGLGQSTVVGMGADPVPFTGMSELLALFDTDPATDLVVIVGEVGGMQEEHAARFIADRMKKPVIAYIAGHSVPEGKRMGHAGAIVQGDRGTTKSKISAFQKAGVDVAEYPLDVVKLVQNRLG; encoded by the coding sequence ATGAGCATCCTTTTGAATCGCGATACCAGGGTGCTGGTGCAGGGCATCACCGGTCGGGTGGGCCGGGCTCAGACAAAATGGATGCTGGAGTACGGGACGAATATCGTGGCCGGCGTGACTCCGGGGAAGGGCGGCGAGGAGGTGGAGGGCGTACCGGTTTATGATAGCGTCGCCCAGGCCGTTGCCGAGCGCGGAGCGGAGGCCTCCGTCTTTTTCGTACCGCCGGCAGCGGTTAAGGACGCCGCCTTTGAGACCATAGACGCTGGCGTCAGTCTTATTGTGGTGGTCACCGAGCACGTTCCGGTACACGATGCCATGGAGATAAAGGATTACGCTTCAGGACGCAACGTTCGGCTTCTGGGGCCAACCAGTCCCGGAATCATCACTCCGGGAGAGGCCAAGATGGGCATTATGCCCGGAAACATGTTCCAGCCCGGTCGAATCGGGGTCATTTCGAGGAGCGGTACACTCGCCTACGAGATATGTGTCGACCTGGCCGAATCTGGTTTGGGCCAGAGCACTGTTGTGGGTATGGGTGCCGACCCGGTGCCATTCACCGGCATGTCCGAACTGCTGGCTCTTTTTGATACCGATCCAGCCACGGACCTTGTTGTCATCGTCGGCGAGGTGGGAGGCATGCAGGAGGAGCACGCTGCCCGGTTTATCGCCGACCGTATGAAAAAGCCTGTGATAGCCTACATCGCCGGCCACAGCGTGCCCGAGGGAAAGCGCATGGGCCATGCTGGAGCCATCGTACAGGGCGACCGGGGCACGACAAAAAGTAAAATCAGCGCTTTTCAAAAAGCAGGTGTTGATGTGGCGGAATACCCGCTGGACGTGGTGAAACTGGTTCAGAACAGGCTGGGGTAA
- a CDS encoding protease inhibitor I42 family protein, with the protein MTKWLLLAMIPVIVIGLLAGCGEKEEEQQKYGFLPVEKIEVKVNNEFTIARSFDLNSGYIWREKYDESMLELLESMVDSETKEGGTIVLFQVFRFKAKQKGNTQIFLAHIRASMEGDDVRTQEIFDIYIK; encoded by the coding sequence ATGACTAAGTGGCTACTCCTGGCAATGATACCTGTAATAGTAATTGGTCTCCTGGCCGGATGTGGTGAGAAAGAAGAAGAGCAGCAAAAGTACGGCTTCCTGCCGGTGGAGAAAATTGAAGTTAAGGTAAACAATGAGTTTACCATCGCCCGATCGTTCGACCTTAATTCCGGCTATATATGGCGGGAAAAATACGATGAATCAATGCTCGAGCTACTGGAGAGTATGGTTGATAGTGAGACCAAGGAAGGCGGAACCATTGTGCTCTTTCAGGTCTTCCGGTTCAAGGCAAAGCAAAAAGGCAATACGCAAATATTTCTTGCTCACATCAGGGCATCCATGGAAGGCGATGATGTCCGCACGCAGGAGATATTCGACATTTACATAAAGTAA